The Neoarius graeffei isolate fNeoGra1 chromosome 10, fNeoGra1.pri, whole genome shotgun sequence genome has a segment encoding these proteins:
- the csde1 gene encoding cold shock domain-containing protein E1 isoform X3: protein MSFDPSLLHSNGFANGTGVGLRETGVVEKLLSSYGFIQCSERQARLFFHCSQYSGNLQELKIGDDVEFEVSSDKRTGKPIAVKLVKIKAEVLPEERISGQVGPDLHASPFTMLHGYIHPVVSAIPNHLDGRSAPGQVPTGSVCYERNGEVFYLTYTPDDVEGNQQLETGDKVSFYMETNKHTGAVSAHNIVLVKKKPMRCQGVVCATKDAFGFIERADVVKEIFFHYSEFKGDLEALQAGDDVEFSIKDRNGKEVATDVRVLPPGTVIFEDISIEQFEGTVTKVIPKVPTKNQNDPLPGRICARINFSQKELLFGEKDTKSKVTLLEGDHVQFNISTDRRDKLERATNIDILPDTFHFTKESREMGVIAAMRDGFGFIKCVDRDARMFFHFSEVLEESPLHISDEVEFTVVPDMLSAQRNHAVRIKKLPKGTVSFHTQSEQHFLGVVEKEATAASNGKTSASPNKGKEKVEFAISEVKRTGQQSAVSIKILNRTTNTKRLLGYIATLKDNFGFIETANHDQEIFFHFSEMCGSMDNLDLGDTVEYTLSKGKGNKVSAEKVTRVPYVNGLGEDIGSTVFSGKVVRPLRSVDPSQTEYQGLIEVTEEGSSKGQNYPFGIVSMTSKRDCLQKGEMVKFQLCTVPQTGQRMACNVVPQRRALVECVKDQFGFITYEVGESKKLFFHMKEVQDGLELQAGDEVEFSVILNQRTGKCSACNVRRVSEGPKAVATPRPDRLVNRLKSITLDDASAPRLVIIRQPRGPDNSKGFNVERKPRQAGVID from the exons ATGAGTTTCGACCCAAGCCTACTGCATAGCAATGGCTTTGCTAACGGCACTGGAGTGGGCCTCCGGGAGACTGGTGTGGTGGAGAAGTTGCTCAGCTCCTATGGTTTTATCCAATGCTCAGAGAGACAGGCTCGCCTGTTCTTCCATTGCTCCCAGTACAGTGGCAACCTGCAAGAGCTCAAGATCGGAG ATGATGTGGAGTTTGAGGTGTCTTCTGACAAGCGCACTGGCAAACCTATTGCTGTGAAGCTGGTAAAGATCAAGGCCGAAGTCCTGCCCGAAGAACGAATCTCTGGGCAGGTGGGACCAGACTTGCACGCCTCTCCCTTTACTATGCTGCATGGTTATATACATCCA GTTGTCTCAGCCATCCCCAACCACCTGGATGGAAGGTCTGCTCCTGGTCAGGTCCCCACTGGCAGTGTGTGCTACGAGAGAAATGGG GAAGTGTTCTATCTCACTTACACCCCTGATGATGTGGAGGGCAACCAACAACTGGAAACAGGAGATAAAGTCAGCTTCTACATGGAGACTAACAAGCA TACTGGAGCAGTGAGTGCCCATAACATTGTGTTAGTTAAGAAGAAGCCGATGAGGTGCCAGGGTGTGGTGTGTGCCACTAAG GATGCATTCGGATTTATTGAGCGAGCAGACGTGGTGAAAGAGATTTTCTTTCACTACAGTGAGTTCAAAGGTGACCTGGAGGCACTGCAGGCTGGAGATGATGTGGAGTTTTCCATTAAGGATCGAAAT GGGAAAGAAGTTGCTACAGATGTTCGTGTACTCCCCCCAGGCACGGTTATATTTGAGGATATCAGTATTGAACAGTTTGAGGGCACAGTCACCAAGGTTATTCCTAAAGTTCCCACCAAGAATCAG AACGATCCGTTACCTGGACGGATTTGTGCAAGGATTAATTTCAGCCAGAAGGAACTTCTGTTTGGGGAGAAAGACACCAAGTCCAAAGTGACGCTTCTGGAAGGAGACCATGTCCAGTTCAACATTTCCACTGACCGTCGAGACAAGCTTGAGCGAGCTACAAACATCGATATACTGCCAGACACCTTCCATTTTACTAAGGAGTCTCGTGAAATG GGTGTGATCGCTGCAATGCGTGATGGATTTGGCTTCATTAAGTGTGTGGACCGTGATGCCCGAATGTTCTTCCACTTCAGTGAGGTTTTGGAAGAAAGCCCACTACACATTTCAGACGAAGTGGAGTTTACTGTTGTCCCT GACATGCTGTCAGCTCAGAGGAACCATGCAGTGCGGATCAAGAAGCTGCCCAAGGGCACTGTGTCTTTCCACACACAGTCTGAACAGCATTTCCTAGGTGTTGTGGAGAAGGAGGCCACAGCTGCCTCCAATGGCAAGACCAGTGCCAGCCCCAACAAGGGTAAAGAGAAG GTGGAGTTTGCGATCAGCGAAGTAAAGCGTACTGGCCAGCAGAGCGCTGTCTCCATCAAGATCTTAAACCGCACCACGAACACCAAGAGGCTCCTGGGCTACATAGCAACACTTAAGGACAACTTTGGCTTTATTGAAACTGCCAACCATGACCAGGAGATCTTCTTTCACTTCAG TGAGATGTGTGGTAGCATGGACAACCTTGACCTGGGAGATACGGTCGAATACACTCTGTCTAAGGGCAAAGGGAACAAAGTCAGTGCTGAGAAGGTCACCAGAGTCCCATACG TGAATGGGCTGGGAGAGGACATTGGAAGTACTGTGTTTTCGGGGAAGGTGGTCCGGCCCCTGCGTAGTGTGGATCCCTCTCAGACTGAATACCAAGGACTTATTGAGGTAACAGAAGAAG GCTCCAGTAAAGGCCAGAATTACCCATTTGGAATAGTTAGCATGACCAGTAAACGGGATTGCCTGCAGAAAGGGGAGATGGTGAAGTTTCAGCTCTGTACGGTGCCTCAAACAGGACAGAGGATGGCGTGCAATGTCGTTCCACAGCGTAGAGCTTTGGTGGAATGCGTTAAAGACCAG TTTGGTTTCATCACATATGAGGTAGGCGAGAGTAAGAAGCTGTTCTTCCACATGAAAGAGGTGCAGGACGGCTTGGAGCTCCAGGCTGGAGATGAGGTGGAGTTCTCGGTTATCCTGAACCAGCGCACAGGGAAGTGCAGTGCCTGCAATGTCCGCAGAGTCAG TGAGGGTCCTAAAGCAGTGGCAACACCTcggcctgaccgcctggtgaaccgCCTGAAGAGCATCACCCTGGACGATGCCAGCGCCCCACGTCTGGTGATCATTCGACAACCACGGGGCCCTGATAATTCAAAG GGCTTTAATGTGGAGAGGAAACCTCGCCAGGCCGGCGTGATTGACTGA
- the csde1 gene encoding cold shock domain-containing protein E1 isoform X1, whose protein sequence is MSFDPSLLHSNGFANGTGVGLRETGVVEKLLSSYGFIQCSERQARLFFHCSQYSGNLQELKIGDDVEFEVSSDKRTGKPIAVKLVKIKAEVLPEERISGQVGPDLHASPFTMLHGYIHPVVSAIPNHLDGRSAPGQVPTGSVCYERNGEVFYLTYTPDDVEGNQQLETGDKVSFYMETNKHTGAVSAHNIVLVKKKPMRCQGVVCATKDAFGFIERADVVKEIFFHYSEFKGDLEALQAGDDVEFSIKDRNGKEVATDVRVLPPGTVIFEDISIEQFEGTVTKVIPKVPTKNQNDPLPGRICARINFSQKELLFGEKDTKSKVTLLEGDHVQFNISTDRRDKLERATNIDILPDTFHFTKESREMGVIAAMRDGFGFIKCVDRDARMFFHFSEVLEESPLHISDEVEFTVVPDMLSAQRNHAVRIKKLPKGTVSFHTQSEQHFLGVVEKEATAASNGKTSASPNKGKEKEAEEGVIVYEDCGVKLTVPYHIKDLEGGVLPQLGDKVEFAISEVKRTGQQSAVSIKILNRTTNTKRLLGYIATLKDNFGFIETANHDQEIFFHFSEMCGSMDNLDLGDTVEYTLSKGKGNKVSAEKVTRVPYVNGLGEDIGSTVFSGKVVRPLRSVDPSQTEYQGLIEVTEEGSSKGQNYPFGIVSMTSKRDCLQKGEMVKFQLCTVPQTGQRMACNVVPQRRALVECVKDQFGFITYEVGESKKLFFHMKEVQDGLELQAGDEVEFSVILNQRTGKCSACNVRRVSEGPKAVATPRPDRLVNRLKSITLDDASAPRLVIIRQPRGPDNSKGFNVERKPRQAGVID, encoded by the exons ATGAGTTTCGACCCAAGCCTACTGCATAGCAATGGCTTTGCTAACGGCACTGGAGTGGGCCTCCGGGAGACTGGTGTGGTGGAGAAGTTGCTCAGCTCCTATGGTTTTATCCAATGCTCAGAGAGACAGGCTCGCCTGTTCTTCCATTGCTCCCAGTACAGTGGCAACCTGCAAGAGCTCAAGATCGGAG ATGATGTGGAGTTTGAGGTGTCTTCTGACAAGCGCACTGGCAAACCTATTGCTGTGAAGCTGGTAAAGATCAAGGCCGAAGTCCTGCCCGAAGAACGAATCTCTGGGCAGGTGGGACCAGACTTGCACGCCTCTCCCTTTACTATGCTGCATGGTTATATACATCCA GTTGTCTCAGCCATCCCCAACCACCTGGATGGAAGGTCTGCTCCTGGTCAGGTCCCCACTGGCAGTGTGTGCTACGAGAGAAATGGG GAAGTGTTCTATCTCACTTACACCCCTGATGATGTGGAGGGCAACCAACAACTGGAAACAGGAGATAAAGTCAGCTTCTACATGGAGACTAACAAGCA TACTGGAGCAGTGAGTGCCCATAACATTGTGTTAGTTAAGAAGAAGCCGATGAGGTGCCAGGGTGTGGTGTGTGCCACTAAG GATGCATTCGGATTTATTGAGCGAGCAGACGTGGTGAAAGAGATTTTCTTTCACTACAGTGAGTTCAAAGGTGACCTGGAGGCACTGCAGGCTGGAGATGATGTGGAGTTTTCCATTAAGGATCGAAAT GGGAAAGAAGTTGCTACAGATGTTCGTGTACTCCCCCCAGGCACGGTTATATTTGAGGATATCAGTATTGAACAGTTTGAGGGCACAGTCACCAAGGTTATTCCTAAAGTTCCCACCAAGAATCAG AACGATCCGTTACCTGGACGGATTTGTGCAAGGATTAATTTCAGCCAGAAGGAACTTCTGTTTGGGGAGAAAGACACCAAGTCCAAAGTGACGCTTCTGGAAGGAGACCATGTCCAGTTCAACATTTCCACTGACCGTCGAGACAAGCTTGAGCGAGCTACAAACATCGATATACTGCCAGACACCTTCCATTTTACTAAGGAGTCTCGTGAAATG GGTGTGATCGCTGCAATGCGTGATGGATTTGGCTTCATTAAGTGTGTGGACCGTGATGCCCGAATGTTCTTCCACTTCAGTGAGGTTTTGGAAGAAAGCCCACTACACATTTCAGACGAAGTGGAGTTTACTGTTGTCCCT GACATGCTGTCAGCTCAGAGGAACCATGCAGTGCGGATCAAGAAGCTGCCCAAGGGCACTGTGTCTTTCCACACACAGTCTGAACAGCATTTCCTAGGTGTTGTGGAGAAGGAGGCCACAGCTGCCTCCAATGGCAAGACCAGTGCCAGCCCCAACAAGGGTAAAGAGAAG gaagcaGAGGAAGGCGTGATTGTGTATGAAGACTGTGGAGTGAAGCTGACTGTACCCTATCATATCAAAGACCTAGAGGGTGGAGTTCTCCCTCAGCTTGGAGACAAG GTGGAGTTTGCGATCAGCGAAGTAAAGCGTACTGGCCAGCAGAGCGCTGTCTCCATCAAGATCTTAAACCGCACCACGAACACCAAGAGGCTCCTGGGCTACATAGCAACACTTAAGGACAACTTTGGCTTTATTGAAACTGCCAACCATGACCAGGAGATCTTCTTTCACTTCAG TGAGATGTGTGGTAGCATGGACAACCTTGACCTGGGAGATACGGTCGAATACACTCTGTCTAAGGGCAAAGGGAACAAAGTCAGTGCTGAGAAGGTCACCAGAGTCCCATACG TGAATGGGCTGGGAGAGGACATTGGAAGTACTGTGTTTTCGGGGAAGGTGGTCCGGCCCCTGCGTAGTGTGGATCCCTCTCAGACTGAATACCAAGGACTTATTGAGGTAACAGAAGAAG GCTCCAGTAAAGGCCAGAATTACCCATTTGGAATAGTTAGCATGACCAGTAAACGGGATTGCCTGCAGAAAGGGGAGATGGTGAAGTTTCAGCTCTGTACGGTGCCTCAAACAGGACAGAGGATGGCGTGCAATGTCGTTCCACAGCGTAGAGCTTTGGTGGAATGCGTTAAAGACCAG TTTGGTTTCATCACATATGAGGTAGGCGAGAGTAAGAAGCTGTTCTTCCACATGAAAGAGGTGCAGGACGGCTTGGAGCTCCAGGCTGGAGATGAGGTGGAGTTCTCGGTTATCCTGAACCAGCGCACAGGGAAGTGCAGTGCCTGCAATGTCCGCAGAGTCAG TGAGGGTCCTAAAGCAGTGGCAACACCTcggcctgaccgcctggtgaaccgCCTGAAGAGCATCACCCTGGACGATGCCAGCGCCCCACGTCTGGTGATCATTCGACAACCACGGGGCCCTGATAATTCAAAG GGCTTTAATGTGGAGAGGAAACCTCGCCAGGCCGGCGTGATTGACTGA
- the csde1 gene encoding cold shock domain-containing protein E1 isoform X2 encodes MSFDPSLLHSNGFANGTGVGLRETGVVEKLLSSYGFIQCSERQARLFFHCSQYSGNLQELKIGDDVEFEVSSDKRTGKPIAVKLVKIKAEVLPEERISGQVVSAIPNHLDGRSAPGQVPTGSVCYERNGEVFYLTYTPDDVEGNQQLETGDKVSFYMETNKHTGAVSAHNIVLVKKKPMRCQGVVCATKDAFGFIERADVVKEIFFHYSEFKGDLEALQAGDDVEFSIKDRNGKEVATDVRVLPPGTVIFEDISIEQFEGTVTKVIPKVPTKNQNDPLPGRICARINFSQKELLFGEKDTKSKVTLLEGDHVQFNISTDRRDKLERATNIDILPDTFHFTKESREMGVIAAMRDGFGFIKCVDRDARMFFHFSEVLEESPLHISDEVEFTVVPDMLSAQRNHAVRIKKLPKGTVSFHTQSEQHFLGVVEKEATAASNGKTSASPNKGKEKEAEEGVIVYEDCGVKLTVPYHIKDLEGGVLPQLGDKVEFAISEVKRTGQQSAVSIKILNRTTNTKRLLGYIATLKDNFGFIETANHDQEIFFHFSEMCGSMDNLDLGDTVEYTLSKGKGNKVSAEKVTRVPYVNGLGEDIGSTVFSGKVVRPLRSVDPSQTEYQGLIEVTEEGSSKGQNYPFGIVSMTSKRDCLQKGEMVKFQLCTVPQTGQRMACNVVPQRRALVECVKDQFGFITYEVGESKKLFFHMKEVQDGLELQAGDEVEFSVILNQRTGKCSACNVRRVSEGPKAVATPRPDRLVNRLKSITLDDASAPRLVIIRQPRGPDNSKGFNVERKPRQAGVID; translated from the exons ATGAGTTTCGACCCAAGCCTACTGCATAGCAATGGCTTTGCTAACGGCACTGGAGTGGGCCTCCGGGAGACTGGTGTGGTGGAGAAGTTGCTCAGCTCCTATGGTTTTATCCAATGCTCAGAGAGACAGGCTCGCCTGTTCTTCCATTGCTCCCAGTACAGTGGCAACCTGCAAGAGCTCAAGATCGGAG ATGATGTGGAGTTTGAGGTGTCTTCTGACAAGCGCACTGGCAAACCTATTGCTGTGAAGCTGGTAAAGATCAAGGCCGAAGTCCTGCCCGAAGAACGAATCTCTGGGCAG GTTGTCTCAGCCATCCCCAACCACCTGGATGGAAGGTCTGCTCCTGGTCAGGTCCCCACTGGCAGTGTGTGCTACGAGAGAAATGGG GAAGTGTTCTATCTCACTTACACCCCTGATGATGTGGAGGGCAACCAACAACTGGAAACAGGAGATAAAGTCAGCTTCTACATGGAGACTAACAAGCA TACTGGAGCAGTGAGTGCCCATAACATTGTGTTAGTTAAGAAGAAGCCGATGAGGTGCCAGGGTGTGGTGTGTGCCACTAAG GATGCATTCGGATTTATTGAGCGAGCAGACGTGGTGAAAGAGATTTTCTTTCACTACAGTGAGTTCAAAGGTGACCTGGAGGCACTGCAGGCTGGAGATGATGTGGAGTTTTCCATTAAGGATCGAAAT GGGAAAGAAGTTGCTACAGATGTTCGTGTACTCCCCCCAGGCACGGTTATATTTGAGGATATCAGTATTGAACAGTTTGAGGGCACAGTCACCAAGGTTATTCCTAAAGTTCCCACCAAGAATCAG AACGATCCGTTACCTGGACGGATTTGTGCAAGGATTAATTTCAGCCAGAAGGAACTTCTGTTTGGGGAGAAAGACACCAAGTCCAAAGTGACGCTTCTGGAAGGAGACCATGTCCAGTTCAACATTTCCACTGACCGTCGAGACAAGCTTGAGCGAGCTACAAACATCGATATACTGCCAGACACCTTCCATTTTACTAAGGAGTCTCGTGAAATG GGTGTGATCGCTGCAATGCGTGATGGATTTGGCTTCATTAAGTGTGTGGACCGTGATGCCCGAATGTTCTTCCACTTCAGTGAGGTTTTGGAAGAAAGCCCACTACACATTTCAGACGAAGTGGAGTTTACTGTTGTCCCT GACATGCTGTCAGCTCAGAGGAACCATGCAGTGCGGATCAAGAAGCTGCCCAAGGGCACTGTGTCTTTCCACACACAGTCTGAACAGCATTTCCTAGGTGTTGTGGAGAAGGAGGCCACAGCTGCCTCCAATGGCAAGACCAGTGCCAGCCCCAACAAGGGTAAAGAGAAG gaagcaGAGGAAGGCGTGATTGTGTATGAAGACTGTGGAGTGAAGCTGACTGTACCCTATCATATCAAAGACCTAGAGGGTGGAGTTCTCCCTCAGCTTGGAGACAAG GTGGAGTTTGCGATCAGCGAAGTAAAGCGTACTGGCCAGCAGAGCGCTGTCTCCATCAAGATCTTAAACCGCACCACGAACACCAAGAGGCTCCTGGGCTACATAGCAACACTTAAGGACAACTTTGGCTTTATTGAAACTGCCAACCATGACCAGGAGATCTTCTTTCACTTCAG TGAGATGTGTGGTAGCATGGACAACCTTGACCTGGGAGATACGGTCGAATACACTCTGTCTAAGGGCAAAGGGAACAAAGTCAGTGCTGAGAAGGTCACCAGAGTCCCATACG TGAATGGGCTGGGAGAGGACATTGGAAGTACTGTGTTTTCGGGGAAGGTGGTCCGGCCCCTGCGTAGTGTGGATCCCTCTCAGACTGAATACCAAGGACTTATTGAGGTAACAGAAGAAG GCTCCAGTAAAGGCCAGAATTACCCATTTGGAATAGTTAGCATGACCAGTAAACGGGATTGCCTGCAGAAAGGGGAGATGGTGAAGTTTCAGCTCTGTACGGTGCCTCAAACAGGACAGAGGATGGCGTGCAATGTCGTTCCACAGCGTAGAGCTTTGGTGGAATGCGTTAAAGACCAG TTTGGTTTCATCACATATGAGGTAGGCGAGAGTAAGAAGCTGTTCTTCCACATGAAAGAGGTGCAGGACGGCTTGGAGCTCCAGGCTGGAGATGAGGTGGAGTTCTCGGTTATCCTGAACCAGCGCACAGGGAAGTGCAGTGCCTGCAATGTCCGCAGAGTCAG TGAGGGTCCTAAAGCAGTGGCAACACCTcggcctgaccgcctggtgaaccgCCTGAAGAGCATCACCCTGGACGATGCCAGCGCCCCACGTCTGGTGATCATTCGACAACCACGGGGCCCTGATAATTCAAAG GGCTTTAATGTGGAGAGGAAACCTCGCCAGGCCGGCGTGATTGACTGA